In Ailuropoda melanoleuca isolate Jingjing chromosome 7, ASM200744v2, whole genome shotgun sequence, one genomic interval encodes:
- the SLC46A2 gene encoding thymic stromal cotransporter homolog isoform X2 has protein sequence MGPEAACPGRGLLSRLRVRTWIEPVVASTQVASSLYEAGLLLVVKASFGAGASSNHSASPSPQGALEDQQQRAISNFYIVYNLVVGLTPLLSAYGLGWLSDRYHRKISVCVALLGFLLSRLGLLLKVLLDWPVEVLYGAAALNGLCGGFSAFWSGVMALGSLGSSEGRRAVRLILIDLTLGLAGFCGSMASGHLFKQMTGHSGQGLVLTACSVSCATFALFYSLLVLKVPESMAGPGKALPAVDTVSGTVGTYRALDPDQLDKQSVVGHPLSPGKAQPPRTIIALLFLGAIIYDLAVVGTVDVMPLFMLREPLSWNQVQVGYGMAAGYTIFITSFLGVLVFSRCFQDTTMIMIGMVSFGSGALLLAFVKETYMFYIVCQSSRNRLPEGLVNGDRRHLCPRDKARSLESLQCQQLHFPRCHLTLPMKTPFMTHHHARCALPPCSSSCHAVCSHPRHNHPIGNVQTHQGLLLWKGVRHPAAVPGSDRGGDLHGVQQDLSAHHGKVHWHVFCSLLLSLLPGHHPNWNRGL, from the exons ATGGGCCCCGAGGCCGCCTGCCCGGGGAGGGGCCTCCTGTCTCGCCTCCGGGTGAGGACGTGGATCGAGCCCGTGGTGGCCTCCACGCAGGTGGCCTCCTCCCTCTACGAGGCGGGGCTGCTCCTCGTGGTGAAGGCGTCCTTCGGAGCCGGGGCCTCGTCCAACCACAGCGCCAGCCCGTCGCCCCAGGGCGCACTGGAGGACCAGCAGCAGAGGGCCATCTCCAATTTCTACATCGTCTACAACCTCGTGGTGGGCCTGACGCCCCTGCTGTCCGCCTACGGGCTGGGCTGGCTCAGCGACCGCTACCACCGCAAGATCTCCGTCTGCGTGGCCctgctgggcttcctgctctcccGCCTCGGGCTGCTGCTCAAGGTGCTGCTGGACTGGCCCGTGGAGGTGCTGTACGGGGCGGCGGCGCTGAACGGGCTGTGCGGCGGCTTCTCGGCCTTCTGGTCGGGCGTCatggccctgggctccctgggctcCTCCGAGGGCCGCCGCGCCGTGCGCCTCATCCTCATCGACCTGACCCTGGGCCTGGCGGGGTTCTGCGGGAGCATGGCCTCTGGGCACCTCTTCAAGCAGATGACCGGGCACTCTGGGCAGGGCCTGGTGCTGACGGCGTGCAGCGTGAGCTGTGCCACTTTTGCCCTTTTCTACAGCCTCTTGGTCCTGAAGGTCCCTGAGTCAATGGCTGGTCCCGGCAAGGCGCTCCCCGCTGTGGATACGGTGTCGGGCACAGTTGGCACCTATCGTGCCCTGGATCCTGATCAGTTAGACAAGCAGAGTGTGGTGGGGCACCCTCTGTCTCCTGGGAAAGCACAGCCCCCAAGAACTATCATTGCCCTGCTCTTTCTGGGTGCCATCATATATGACTTGGCCGTGGTGGGCACGGTGGACGTGATGCCCCTTTTCATGCTAAGGGAGCCTCTCAGTTGGAACCAGGTGCAGGTGGGCTATGGTATGGCTGCGGGCTACACCATCTTCATCACCAGCTTCTTGGGCGTCCTGGTCTTCTCCCGCTGCTTCCAGGACACCACCATGATCATGATCGGTATGGTCTCTTTTGGGTCAGGAGCCCTCCTCTTGGCGTTTGTGAAAGAGACATACATGTTCTACATTG TTTGCCAAAGCTCCCGCAACCGTCTCCCAGAGGGGTTAGTGAATGGTGACAGAAGACACCTCTGTCCCAGGGACAAGGCGAGGAGTCTCGAGTCACTTCAGTGTCAACAGCTCCACTTCCCTAGATGCCACTTAACTCTGCCAATGAAGACACCCTTCATGACCCATCACCATGCCCGCTGTGCCCTGCCACCTTGCAG CTCGAGCTGTCATGCTGTTTGCTCTCATCCCCGTCACAACCATCCGATCGGcaatgtccaaactcatcaagggCTCCTCTTATG GAAAGGTGTTCGTCATCCTGCAGCTGTCCCTGGCTCTGACCGGGGTGGTGACCTCCACGGTGTACAACAAGATCTATCAGCTCACCATGGAAAAGTTCATTGGCACGTGTTttgctctctcctcctttctctccttcctggccATCATCCCAATTGG
- the SLC46A2 gene encoding thymic stromal cotransporter homolog isoform X1: MGPEAACPGRGLLSRLRVRTWIEPVVASTQVASSLYEAGLLLVVKASFGAGASSNHSASPSPQGALEDQQQRAISNFYIVYNLVVGLTPLLSAYGLGWLSDRYHRKISVCVALLGFLLSRLGLLLKVLLDWPVEVLYGAAALNGLCGGFSAFWSGVMALGSLGSSEGRRAVRLILIDLTLGLAGFCGSMASGHLFKQMTGHSGQGLVLTACSVSCATFALFYSLLVLKVPESMAGPGKALPAVDTVSGTVGTYRALDPDQLDKQSVVGHPLSPGKAQPPRTIIALLFLGAIIYDLAVVGTVDVMPLFMLREPLSWNQVQVGYGMAAGYTIFITSFLGVLVFSRCFQDTTMIMIGMVSFGSGALLLAFVKETYMFYIVCQSSRNRLPEGLVNGDRRHLCPRDKARSLESLQCQQLHFPRCHLTLPMKTPFMTHHHARCALPPCRVGHNEECACLCDFLPARAVMLFALIPVTTIRSAMSKLIKGSSYGKVFVILQLSLALTGVVTSTVYNKIYQLTMEKFIGTCFALSSFLSFLAIIPIGIVAYKQASWLQYRDITET; the protein is encoded by the exons ATGGGCCCCGAGGCCGCCTGCCCGGGGAGGGGCCTCCTGTCTCGCCTCCGGGTGAGGACGTGGATCGAGCCCGTGGTGGCCTCCACGCAGGTGGCCTCCTCCCTCTACGAGGCGGGGCTGCTCCTCGTGGTGAAGGCGTCCTTCGGAGCCGGGGCCTCGTCCAACCACAGCGCCAGCCCGTCGCCCCAGGGCGCACTGGAGGACCAGCAGCAGAGGGCCATCTCCAATTTCTACATCGTCTACAACCTCGTGGTGGGCCTGACGCCCCTGCTGTCCGCCTACGGGCTGGGCTGGCTCAGCGACCGCTACCACCGCAAGATCTCCGTCTGCGTGGCCctgctgggcttcctgctctcccGCCTCGGGCTGCTGCTCAAGGTGCTGCTGGACTGGCCCGTGGAGGTGCTGTACGGGGCGGCGGCGCTGAACGGGCTGTGCGGCGGCTTCTCGGCCTTCTGGTCGGGCGTCatggccctgggctccctgggctcCTCCGAGGGCCGCCGCGCCGTGCGCCTCATCCTCATCGACCTGACCCTGGGCCTGGCGGGGTTCTGCGGGAGCATGGCCTCTGGGCACCTCTTCAAGCAGATGACCGGGCACTCTGGGCAGGGCCTGGTGCTGACGGCGTGCAGCGTGAGCTGTGCCACTTTTGCCCTTTTCTACAGCCTCTTGGTCCTGAAGGTCCCTGAGTCAATGGCTGGTCCCGGCAAGGCGCTCCCCGCTGTGGATACGGTGTCGGGCACAGTTGGCACCTATCGTGCCCTGGATCCTGATCAGTTAGACAAGCAGAGTGTGGTGGGGCACCCTCTGTCTCCTGGGAAAGCACAGCCCCCAAGAACTATCATTGCCCTGCTCTTTCTGGGTGCCATCATATATGACTTGGCCGTGGTGGGCACGGTGGACGTGATGCCCCTTTTCATGCTAAGGGAGCCTCTCAGTTGGAACCAGGTGCAGGTGGGCTATGGTATGGCTGCGGGCTACACCATCTTCATCACCAGCTTCTTGGGCGTCCTGGTCTTCTCCCGCTGCTTCCAGGACACCACCATGATCATGATCGGTATGGTCTCTTTTGGGTCAGGAGCCCTCCTCTTGGCGTTTGTGAAAGAGACATACATGTTCTACATTG TTTGCCAAAGCTCCCGCAACCGTCTCCCAGAGGGGTTAGTGAATGGTGACAGAAGACACCTCTGTCCCAGGGACAAGGCGAGGAGTCTCGAGTCACTTCAGTGTCAACAGCTCCACTTCCCTAGATGCCACTTAACTCTGCCAATGAAGACACCCTTCATGACCCATCACCATGCCCGCTGTGCCCTGCCACCTTGCAG AGTGGGGCACAATGAGGAGTGCGCGTGCTTGTGTGATTTCCTTCCAGCTCGAGCTGTCATGCTGTTTGCTCTCATCCCCGTCACAACCATCCGATCGGcaatgtccaaactcatcaagggCTCCTCTTATG GAAAGGTGTTCGTCATCCTGCAGCTGTCCCTGGCTCTGACCGGGGTGGTGACCTCCACGGTGTACAACAAGATCTATCAGCTCACCATGGAAAAGTTCATTGGCACGTGTTttgctctctcctcctttctctccttcctggccATCATCCCAATTGG
- the SLC46A2 gene encoding thymic stromal cotransporter homolog isoform X6 translates to MGPEAACPGRGLLSRLRVRTWIEPVVASTQVASSLYEAGLLLVVKASFGAGASSNHSASPSPQGALEDQQQRAISNFYIVYNLVVGLTPLLSAYGLGWLSDRYHRKISVCVALLGFLLSRLGLLLKVLLDWPVEVLYGAAALNGLCGGFSAFWSGVMALGSLGSSEGRRAVRLILIDLTLGLAGFCGSMASGHLFKQMTGHSGQGLVLTACSVSCATFALFYSLLVLKVPESMAGPGKALPAVDTVSGTVGTYRALDPDQLDKQSVVGHPLSPGKAQPPRTIIALLFLGAIIYDLAVVGTVDVMPLFMLREPLSWNQVQVGYGMAAGYTIFITSFLGVLVFSRCFQDTTMIMIGMVSFGSGALLLAFVKETYMFYIARAVMLFALIPVTTIRSAMSKLIKGSSYESWPINKPRGCNTETSRRHEGAVPQELRGPAMAGPL, encoded by the exons ATGGGCCCCGAGGCCGCCTGCCCGGGGAGGGGCCTCCTGTCTCGCCTCCGGGTGAGGACGTGGATCGAGCCCGTGGTGGCCTCCACGCAGGTGGCCTCCTCCCTCTACGAGGCGGGGCTGCTCCTCGTGGTGAAGGCGTCCTTCGGAGCCGGGGCCTCGTCCAACCACAGCGCCAGCCCGTCGCCCCAGGGCGCACTGGAGGACCAGCAGCAGAGGGCCATCTCCAATTTCTACATCGTCTACAACCTCGTGGTGGGCCTGACGCCCCTGCTGTCCGCCTACGGGCTGGGCTGGCTCAGCGACCGCTACCACCGCAAGATCTCCGTCTGCGTGGCCctgctgggcttcctgctctcccGCCTCGGGCTGCTGCTCAAGGTGCTGCTGGACTGGCCCGTGGAGGTGCTGTACGGGGCGGCGGCGCTGAACGGGCTGTGCGGCGGCTTCTCGGCCTTCTGGTCGGGCGTCatggccctgggctccctgggctcCTCCGAGGGCCGCCGCGCCGTGCGCCTCATCCTCATCGACCTGACCCTGGGCCTGGCGGGGTTCTGCGGGAGCATGGCCTCTGGGCACCTCTTCAAGCAGATGACCGGGCACTCTGGGCAGGGCCTGGTGCTGACGGCGTGCAGCGTGAGCTGTGCCACTTTTGCCCTTTTCTACAGCCTCTTGGTCCTGAAGGTCCCTGAGTCAATGGCTGGTCCCGGCAAGGCGCTCCCCGCTGTGGATACGGTGTCGGGCACAGTTGGCACCTATCGTGCCCTGGATCCTGATCAGTTAGACAAGCAGAGTGTGGTGGGGCACCCTCTGTCTCCTGGGAAAGCACAGCCCCCAAGAACTATCATTGCCCTGCTCTTTCTGGGTGCCATCATATATGACTTGGCCGTGGTGGGCACGGTGGACGTGATGCCCCTTTTCATGCTAAGGGAGCCTCTCAGTTGGAACCAGGTGCAGGTGGGCTATGGTATGGCTGCGGGCTACACCATCTTCATCACCAGCTTCTTGGGCGTCCTGGTCTTCTCCCGCTGCTTCCAGGACACCACCATGATCATGATCGGTATGGTCTCTTTTGGGTCAGGAGCCCTCCTCTTGGCGTTTGTGAAAGAGACATACATGTTCTACATTG CTCGAGCTGTCATGCTGTTTGCTCTCATCCCCGTCACAACCATCCGATCGGcaatgtccaaactcatcaagggCTCCTCTTATG
- the SLC46A2 gene encoding thymic stromal cotransporter homolog isoform X5 has protein sequence MGPEAACPGRGLLSRLRVRTWIEPVVASTQVASSLYEAGLLLVVKASFGAGASSNHSASPSPQGALEDQQQRAISNFYIVYNLVVGLTPLLSAYGLGWLSDRYHRKISVCVALLGFLLSRLGLLLKVLLDWPVEVLYGAAALNGLCGGFSAFWSGVMALGSLGSSEGRRAVRLILIDLTLGLAGFCGSMASGHLFKQMTGHSGQGLVLTACSVSCATFALFYSLLVLKVPESMAGPGKALPAVDTVSGTVGTYRALDPDQLDKQSVVGHPLSPGKAQPPRTIIALLFLGAIIYDLAVVGTVDVMPLFMLREPLSWNQVQVGYGMAAGYTIFITSFLGVLVFSRCFQDTTMIMIGMVSFGSGALLLAFVKETYMFYIVCQSSRNRLPEGLVNGDRRHLCPRDKARSLESLQCQQLHFPRCHLTLPMKTPFMTHHHARCALPPCSSSCHAVCSHPRHNHPIGNVQTHQGLLL, from the exons ATGGGCCCCGAGGCCGCCTGCCCGGGGAGGGGCCTCCTGTCTCGCCTCCGGGTGAGGACGTGGATCGAGCCCGTGGTGGCCTCCACGCAGGTGGCCTCCTCCCTCTACGAGGCGGGGCTGCTCCTCGTGGTGAAGGCGTCCTTCGGAGCCGGGGCCTCGTCCAACCACAGCGCCAGCCCGTCGCCCCAGGGCGCACTGGAGGACCAGCAGCAGAGGGCCATCTCCAATTTCTACATCGTCTACAACCTCGTGGTGGGCCTGACGCCCCTGCTGTCCGCCTACGGGCTGGGCTGGCTCAGCGACCGCTACCACCGCAAGATCTCCGTCTGCGTGGCCctgctgggcttcctgctctcccGCCTCGGGCTGCTGCTCAAGGTGCTGCTGGACTGGCCCGTGGAGGTGCTGTACGGGGCGGCGGCGCTGAACGGGCTGTGCGGCGGCTTCTCGGCCTTCTGGTCGGGCGTCatggccctgggctccctgggctcCTCCGAGGGCCGCCGCGCCGTGCGCCTCATCCTCATCGACCTGACCCTGGGCCTGGCGGGGTTCTGCGGGAGCATGGCCTCTGGGCACCTCTTCAAGCAGATGACCGGGCACTCTGGGCAGGGCCTGGTGCTGACGGCGTGCAGCGTGAGCTGTGCCACTTTTGCCCTTTTCTACAGCCTCTTGGTCCTGAAGGTCCCTGAGTCAATGGCTGGTCCCGGCAAGGCGCTCCCCGCTGTGGATACGGTGTCGGGCACAGTTGGCACCTATCGTGCCCTGGATCCTGATCAGTTAGACAAGCAGAGTGTGGTGGGGCACCCTCTGTCTCCTGGGAAAGCACAGCCCCCAAGAACTATCATTGCCCTGCTCTTTCTGGGTGCCATCATATATGACTTGGCCGTGGTGGGCACGGTGGACGTGATGCCCCTTTTCATGCTAAGGGAGCCTCTCAGTTGGAACCAGGTGCAGGTGGGCTATGGTATGGCTGCGGGCTACACCATCTTCATCACCAGCTTCTTGGGCGTCCTGGTCTTCTCCCGCTGCTTCCAGGACACCACCATGATCATGATCGGTATGGTCTCTTTTGGGTCAGGAGCCCTCCTCTTGGCGTTTGTGAAAGAGACATACATGTTCTACATTG TTTGCCAAAGCTCCCGCAACCGTCTCCCAGAGGGGTTAGTGAATGGTGACAGAAGACACCTCTGTCCCAGGGACAAGGCGAGGAGTCTCGAGTCACTTCAGTGTCAACAGCTCCACTTCCCTAGATGCCACTTAACTCTGCCAATGAAGACACCCTTCATGACCCATCACCATGCCCGCTGTGCCCTGCCACCTTGCAG CTCGAGCTGTCATGCTGTTTGCTCTCATCCCCGTCACAACCATCCGATCGGcaatgtccaaactcatcaagggCTCCTCTTATG
- the SLC46A2 gene encoding thymic stromal cotransporter homolog isoform X3 has translation MGPEAACPGRGLLSRLRVRTWIEPVVASTQVASSLYEAGLLLVVKASFGAGASSNHSASPSPQGALEDQQQRAISNFYIVYNLVVGLTPLLSAYGLGWLSDRYHRKISVCVALLGFLLSRLGLLLKVLLDWPVEVLYGAAALNGLCGGFSAFWSGVMALGSLGSSEGRRAVRLILIDLTLGLAGFCGSMASGHLFKQMTGHSGQGLVLTACSVSCATFALFYSLLVLKVPESMAGPGKALPAVDTVSGTVGTYRALDPDQLDKQSVVGHPLSPGKAQPPRTIIALLFLGAIIYDLAVVGTVDVMPLFMLREPLSWNQVQVGYGMAAGYTIFITSFLGVLVFSRCFQDTTMIMIGMVSFGSGALLLAFVKETYMFYIVCQSSRNRLPEGLVNGDRRHLCPRDKARSLESLQCQQLHFPRCHLTLPMKTPFMTHHHARCALPPCRVGHNEECACLCDFLPARAVMLFALIPVTTIRSAMSKLIKGSSYESWPINKPRGCNTETSRRHEGAVPQELRGPAMAGPL, from the exons ATGGGCCCCGAGGCCGCCTGCCCGGGGAGGGGCCTCCTGTCTCGCCTCCGGGTGAGGACGTGGATCGAGCCCGTGGTGGCCTCCACGCAGGTGGCCTCCTCCCTCTACGAGGCGGGGCTGCTCCTCGTGGTGAAGGCGTCCTTCGGAGCCGGGGCCTCGTCCAACCACAGCGCCAGCCCGTCGCCCCAGGGCGCACTGGAGGACCAGCAGCAGAGGGCCATCTCCAATTTCTACATCGTCTACAACCTCGTGGTGGGCCTGACGCCCCTGCTGTCCGCCTACGGGCTGGGCTGGCTCAGCGACCGCTACCACCGCAAGATCTCCGTCTGCGTGGCCctgctgggcttcctgctctcccGCCTCGGGCTGCTGCTCAAGGTGCTGCTGGACTGGCCCGTGGAGGTGCTGTACGGGGCGGCGGCGCTGAACGGGCTGTGCGGCGGCTTCTCGGCCTTCTGGTCGGGCGTCatggccctgggctccctgggctcCTCCGAGGGCCGCCGCGCCGTGCGCCTCATCCTCATCGACCTGACCCTGGGCCTGGCGGGGTTCTGCGGGAGCATGGCCTCTGGGCACCTCTTCAAGCAGATGACCGGGCACTCTGGGCAGGGCCTGGTGCTGACGGCGTGCAGCGTGAGCTGTGCCACTTTTGCCCTTTTCTACAGCCTCTTGGTCCTGAAGGTCCCTGAGTCAATGGCTGGTCCCGGCAAGGCGCTCCCCGCTGTGGATACGGTGTCGGGCACAGTTGGCACCTATCGTGCCCTGGATCCTGATCAGTTAGACAAGCAGAGTGTGGTGGGGCACCCTCTGTCTCCTGGGAAAGCACAGCCCCCAAGAACTATCATTGCCCTGCTCTTTCTGGGTGCCATCATATATGACTTGGCCGTGGTGGGCACGGTGGACGTGATGCCCCTTTTCATGCTAAGGGAGCCTCTCAGTTGGAACCAGGTGCAGGTGGGCTATGGTATGGCTGCGGGCTACACCATCTTCATCACCAGCTTCTTGGGCGTCCTGGTCTTCTCCCGCTGCTTCCAGGACACCACCATGATCATGATCGGTATGGTCTCTTTTGGGTCAGGAGCCCTCCTCTTGGCGTTTGTGAAAGAGACATACATGTTCTACATTG TTTGCCAAAGCTCCCGCAACCGTCTCCCAGAGGGGTTAGTGAATGGTGACAGAAGACACCTCTGTCCCAGGGACAAGGCGAGGAGTCTCGAGTCACTTCAGTGTCAACAGCTCCACTTCCCTAGATGCCACTTAACTCTGCCAATGAAGACACCCTTCATGACCCATCACCATGCCCGCTGTGCCCTGCCACCTTGCAG AGTGGGGCACAATGAGGAGTGCGCGTGCTTGTGTGATTTCCTTCCAGCTCGAGCTGTCATGCTGTTTGCTCTCATCCCCGTCACAACCATCCGATCGGcaatgtccaaactcatcaagggCTCCTCTTATG
- the SLC46A2 gene encoding thymic stromal cotransporter homolog isoform X7, which yields MGPEAACPGRGLLSRLRVRTWIEPVVASTQVASSLYEAGLLLVVKASFGAGASSNHSASPSPQGALEDQQQRAISNFYIVYNLVVGLTPLLSAYGLGWLSDRYHRKISVCVALLGFLLSRLGLLLKVLLDWPVEVLYGAAALNGLCGGFSAFWSGVMALGSLGSSEGRRAVRLILIDLTLGLAGFCGSMASGHLFKQMTGHSGQGLVLTACSVSCATFALFYSLLVLKVPESMAGPGKALPAVDTVSGTVGTYRALDPDQLDKQSVVGHPLSPGKAQPPRTIIALLFLGAIIYDLAVVGTVDVMPLFMLREPLSWNQVQVGYGMAAGYTIFITSFLGVLVFSRCFQDTTMIMIGMVSFGSGALLLAFVKETYMFYIEWGTMRSARACVISFQLELSCCLLSSPSQPSDRQCPNSSRAPLMNRGL from the exons ATGGGCCCCGAGGCCGCCTGCCCGGGGAGGGGCCTCCTGTCTCGCCTCCGGGTGAGGACGTGGATCGAGCCCGTGGTGGCCTCCACGCAGGTGGCCTCCTCCCTCTACGAGGCGGGGCTGCTCCTCGTGGTGAAGGCGTCCTTCGGAGCCGGGGCCTCGTCCAACCACAGCGCCAGCCCGTCGCCCCAGGGCGCACTGGAGGACCAGCAGCAGAGGGCCATCTCCAATTTCTACATCGTCTACAACCTCGTGGTGGGCCTGACGCCCCTGCTGTCCGCCTACGGGCTGGGCTGGCTCAGCGACCGCTACCACCGCAAGATCTCCGTCTGCGTGGCCctgctgggcttcctgctctcccGCCTCGGGCTGCTGCTCAAGGTGCTGCTGGACTGGCCCGTGGAGGTGCTGTACGGGGCGGCGGCGCTGAACGGGCTGTGCGGCGGCTTCTCGGCCTTCTGGTCGGGCGTCatggccctgggctccctgggctcCTCCGAGGGCCGCCGCGCCGTGCGCCTCATCCTCATCGACCTGACCCTGGGCCTGGCGGGGTTCTGCGGGAGCATGGCCTCTGGGCACCTCTTCAAGCAGATGACCGGGCACTCTGGGCAGGGCCTGGTGCTGACGGCGTGCAGCGTGAGCTGTGCCACTTTTGCCCTTTTCTACAGCCTCTTGGTCCTGAAGGTCCCTGAGTCAATGGCTGGTCCCGGCAAGGCGCTCCCCGCTGTGGATACGGTGTCGGGCACAGTTGGCACCTATCGTGCCCTGGATCCTGATCAGTTAGACAAGCAGAGTGTGGTGGGGCACCCTCTGTCTCCTGGGAAAGCACAGCCCCCAAGAACTATCATTGCCCTGCTCTTTCTGGGTGCCATCATATATGACTTGGCCGTGGTGGGCACGGTGGACGTGATGCCCCTTTTCATGCTAAGGGAGCCTCTCAGTTGGAACCAGGTGCAGGTGGGCTATGGTATGGCTGCGGGCTACACCATCTTCATCACCAGCTTCTTGGGCGTCCTGGTCTTCTCCCGCTGCTTCCAGGACACCACCATGATCATGATCGGTATGGTCTCTTTTGGGTCAGGAGCCCTCCTCTTGGCGTTTGTGAAAGAGACATACATGTTCTACATTG AGTGGGGCACAATGAGGAGTGCGCGTGCTTGTGTGATTTCCTTCCAGCTCGAGCTGTCATGCTGTTTGCTCTCATCCCCGTCACAACCATCCGATCGGcaatgtccaaactcatcaagggCTCCTCTTATG
- the SLC46A2 gene encoding thymic stromal cotransporter homolog isoform X4 has translation MGPEAACPGRGLLSRLRVRTWIEPVVASTQVASSLYEAGLLLVVKASFGAGASSNHSASPSPQGALEDQQQRAISNFYIVYNLVVGLTPLLSAYGLGWLSDRYHRKISVCVALLGFLLSRLGLLLKVLLDWPVEVLYGAAALNGLCGGFSAFWSGVMALGSLGSSEGRRAVRLILIDLTLGLAGFCGSMASGHLFKQMTGHSGQGLVLTACSVSCATFALFYSLLVLKVPESMAGPGKALPAVDTVSGTVGTYRALDPDQLDKQSVVGHPLSPGKAQPPRTIIALLFLGAIIYDLAVVGTVDVMPLFMLREPLSWNQVQVGYGMAAGYTIFITSFLGVLVFSRCFQDTTMIMIGMVSFGSGALLLAFVKETYMFYIARAVMLFALIPVTTIRSAMSKLIKGSSYGKVFVILQLSLALTGVVTSTVYNKIYQLTMEKFIGTCFALSSFLSFLAIIPIGIVAYKQASWLQYRDITET, from the exons ATGGGCCCCGAGGCCGCCTGCCCGGGGAGGGGCCTCCTGTCTCGCCTCCGGGTGAGGACGTGGATCGAGCCCGTGGTGGCCTCCACGCAGGTGGCCTCCTCCCTCTACGAGGCGGGGCTGCTCCTCGTGGTGAAGGCGTCCTTCGGAGCCGGGGCCTCGTCCAACCACAGCGCCAGCCCGTCGCCCCAGGGCGCACTGGAGGACCAGCAGCAGAGGGCCATCTCCAATTTCTACATCGTCTACAACCTCGTGGTGGGCCTGACGCCCCTGCTGTCCGCCTACGGGCTGGGCTGGCTCAGCGACCGCTACCACCGCAAGATCTCCGTCTGCGTGGCCctgctgggcttcctgctctcccGCCTCGGGCTGCTGCTCAAGGTGCTGCTGGACTGGCCCGTGGAGGTGCTGTACGGGGCGGCGGCGCTGAACGGGCTGTGCGGCGGCTTCTCGGCCTTCTGGTCGGGCGTCatggccctgggctccctgggctcCTCCGAGGGCCGCCGCGCCGTGCGCCTCATCCTCATCGACCTGACCCTGGGCCTGGCGGGGTTCTGCGGGAGCATGGCCTCTGGGCACCTCTTCAAGCAGATGACCGGGCACTCTGGGCAGGGCCTGGTGCTGACGGCGTGCAGCGTGAGCTGTGCCACTTTTGCCCTTTTCTACAGCCTCTTGGTCCTGAAGGTCCCTGAGTCAATGGCTGGTCCCGGCAAGGCGCTCCCCGCTGTGGATACGGTGTCGGGCACAGTTGGCACCTATCGTGCCCTGGATCCTGATCAGTTAGACAAGCAGAGTGTGGTGGGGCACCCTCTGTCTCCTGGGAAAGCACAGCCCCCAAGAACTATCATTGCCCTGCTCTTTCTGGGTGCCATCATATATGACTTGGCCGTGGTGGGCACGGTGGACGTGATGCCCCTTTTCATGCTAAGGGAGCCTCTCAGTTGGAACCAGGTGCAGGTGGGCTATGGTATGGCTGCGGGCTACACCATCTTCATCACCAGCTTCTTGGGCGTCCTGGTCTTCTCCCGCTGCTTCCAGGACACCACCATGATCATGATCGGTATGGTCTCTTTTGGGTCAGGAGCCCTCCTCTTGGCGTTTGTGAAAGAGACATACATGTTCTACATTG CTCGAGCTGTCATGCTGTTTGCTCTCATCCCCGTCACAACCATCCGATCGGcaatgtccaaactcatcaagggCTCCTCTTATG GAAAGGTGTTCGTCATCCTGCAGCTGTCCCTGGCTCTGACCGGGGTGGTGACCTCCACGGTGTACAACAAGATCTATCAGCTCACCATGGAAAAGTTCATTGGCACGTGTTttgctctctcctcctttctctccttcctggccATCATCCCAATTGG